A section of the Apostichopus japonicus isolate 1M-3 chromosome 1, ASM3797524v1, whole genome shotgun sequence genome encodes:
- the LOC139974616 gene encoding uncharacterized protein, producing MMAITRKSVGSFVSLTRMLVLILLYVEVVPASSTLLPNLRRSRIKGTNGRFLGPRVSLQAVITKRIEDDQQCGKHVDLSLAQSLNSAQNDESLYGEVFINYGILEELDLDYLPCDLRSQLQTTYRSLLVGIPYQSNGQSGLLIIAEVTDAIYRLPSPSTTNEKLCLTGATFQERDDRVTISIGEDTMTMRVSPNVTCETDEELGADFDEITGANFTATSYPERFDWSCGSLLDWDTGYCKIIQENLCQIQRFDGDVCIHKTVRSSVRCPSTMEIISMNGVFHDTFSRLFATIPSESFETESIDREHDVGIKYPCLTS from the exons atgatggCAATTACTCGAAAGTCGGTAGGGAGCTTCGTTAGTTTGACAAGAATGTTGGTATTAATTTTGTTGTATGTAGAAGTTGTGCCTGCCTCATCGACATTGTTACCAAATCTCAGACGGTCTCGTATAAAGGGAACTAACGGGCGATTTCTTGGTCCACGTGTTTCTCTTCAAGCAGTGATTACCAAACGAATTGAAGACGACCAGCAATGTGGAAAAC ATGTCGATCTGTCTCTTGCACAATCATTAAACTCTGCACAAAACGATGAGTCCCTTTACGGTGAAGTATTTATAAATTACGGAATTCTTGAAGAATTGGATTTGGACTATCTGCCATGTGATCTAAGAAGCCAGTTGCAAACAACCTACCGTAGTTTGCTTGTTGGTATCCCTTACCAAAGTAATGGGCAGTCTGGATTACTCATTATTGCAGAAGTGACGGACGCAATATACCGGTTACCGTCACCGTCGACGACTAACGAGAAGTTATGCTTAACAGGTGCGACCTTCCAAGAACGCGACGATAGGGTCACTATAAGCATCGGAGAAGACACCATGACTATGCGTGTATCACCTAACGTAACATGTGAAACAGACGAGGAACTCGGTGCAGACTTCGATGAAATCACAGGTGCAAATTTTACAGCTACCAGTTACCCAGAAAGATTCGATTGGAGTTGTGGTTCACTCCTGGATTGGGATACAGGGTACTGTAAGATCATTCAAGAAAATCTTTGCCAAATTCAACGATTTGACGGTGATGTTTGTATTCACAAAACCGTAAGAAGTTCCGTTAGATGTCCGTCTACGATGGAAATCATATCTATGAATGGTGTTTTTCATGATACTTTTTCTAGATTGTTTGCAACGATCCCATCTGAAAGCTTTGAAACTGAGAGTATCGATCGAGAACATGATGTTGGTATTAAATACCCTTGTTTGACAAGCTAG